From Alosa sapidissima isolate fAloSap1 chromosome 2, fAloSap1.pri, whole genome shotgun sequence, one genomic window encodes:
- the LOC121695590 gene encoding uncharacterized protein LOC121695590, whose amino-acid sequence MPDVKAGGRTKLEEPNVESANKVQWKGSQYKKGLFLCLNQESPLLSFIKSSLPKMRGPEPLLERLQGLGVEDLEDLSYLQESDLLSFLRPIEARKLLSLLKKSSQQDVLDSPPSNQSNQQFSRASTSTSPVTQSDEMHLSGASSR is encoded by the exons ATGCCCGATGTCAAGGCTGGAGGAAGGACGAAGCTAGAAG AACCCAATGTTGAGTCAGCTAACAAGGTGCAGTGGAAAGGCTCTCAGTACAAAAAGGGACTCTTTCTGTGTTTAAACCAAG AGAGCCCACTTCTGTCTTTCATCAAATCAAGTCTTCCTAAAATGAGAGGCCCTGAGCCTTTGCTGGAGCGTCTGCAAGGTTTAGGAGTTGAGGACCTGGAAGACCTGAGCTACCTGCAGGAGAGTGACCTCCTTTCTTTCCTGAGACCAATTGAAGCCAGGAAACTTCTGTCACTGCTCAAAAAGTCAA GCCAACAAGATGTCTTGGACAGTCCTCCAAGCAACCAGAGCAACCAACAGTTCAGCAGAGCCAGTACCAGTACAAGTCCAGTAACACAGTCTGACGAGATGCACCTTTCTG GTGCCTCTTCAAGATAA